The genomic interval AGCGTGATTTTTGACTTTACATGTAAAGATAAAATGAACTATTTACGTACGCTATTTGACTTATAACGTACGCCATTGTATAATGCTCTTACTTTAATGAAAGGAGCTAAGATGGTCGTAACACCCTCAAAACTTCGTGAAAATTTGTACAATCTTTTAGACAGTGTCATCGAAAAAGGTGAGCTTCTTGAGATTTCGCGCAAAGGTAAATTGTTGCGCATTGTACCCGAACAGCGTCCTTCTCGCCTCGATAAAATTGTTGCAAAAAACATCACCACCACAAGCGATGATGAACTCATCAACACACCATGGGAGAGCGAATGGAAGCCCTTTATTTAGACACGCACATTGTCGTATGGCTTAGGCAAAAGGAGCTTCAAAAATTCTCACCCAAAGCACTTGAAGCCATCGAGCAAGCAGGGCAACTTTTCATCTCTCCTATGGTCGAACTTGAACTAAAATTTTTATATGAAATTGGACGAATTTCAGAGACTTCCTATAATATTTTAGGAGATTTAGGCGCTATGATAGGACTTAAAATAGACGATCATAGTTTTAGCGAAGTCATCCAAAAAGCAATGCTCATCGACTGGACACGTGACCCGTTTGATCGCATTATCGTCGCACATGCCATGAGTCAGGAACGTAAACTTTTAACGAAAGACGAGAAGATTTTGAACTATTTTCACGATGCGGTTTGGTAGGAATACCTTTACATGTAAAGGTGCAGTAAAAAACCGAAAAAGTGTCTATAATCTATATTATTTGCGTGATAACAAGATTACGATTGTGGAGGAAATATAGTGGAAAAAAATGTTTCTTTTCAAATAGAAAGTACGCAATTTAATGGAAAAATAATATATAGTAATGCAGATAATTGCAATATCAAATGTACACTTGTAAAACCAGATAGTTCCGTTCTCCAAAAGCTATTTGAGAATGGCAGTATTTTTGAGTTTAGTGGAATAGTGGAGGAGATAGGAGAATTTACAGCTTTAAATTGTGATGTTAGAGATGGAATACATCCCTTCGCATATCTTATTATAGAAAATACAAGAGAATTAAATTATAAAATTGACATCGGTAAACTGTATTTAAATGCGTCTCATGTCAATGATGAAATGAAGGTCAAAAAAGTCGATGTTAGATTTTCATCTGTTGATGAATGGATACATAATGATGAGAGAAAAAAGACTTTTATTAAGCAAAACGATTGTTCTATTACTCTTGCAAATAGCTTTATTTCAATAGAACCATCATCTCCT from Sulfurospirillum multivorans DSM 12446 carries:
- a CDS encoding type II toxin-antitoxin system VapC family toxin; amino-acid sequence: MEALYLDTHIVVWLRQKELQKFSPKALEAIEQAGQLFISPMVELELKFLYEIGRISETSYNILGDLGAMIGLKIDDHSFSEVIQKAMLIDWTRDPFDRIIVAHAMSQERKLLTKDEKILNYFHDAVW